In Flavobacteriales bacterium, the following are encoded in one genomic region:
- a CDS encoding transcriptional repressor has translation MNKKLEHKLKDNSIKPTAMRLLVLKFLTEQNKAVSLQDIELAFERADKSTLFRTLKTFESNKIIHSIEDGTGHLKYALCLEGCSCSPIDLHYHFHCNICKETFCLTELNVPTIELPKNFEMQQANMVIKGICGTCK, from the coding sequence ATGAACAAAAAACTAGAACATAAACTCAAAGATAATTCTATCAAACCAACAGCAATGCGTCTGTTGGTATTAAAGTTTTTAACTGAACAAAATAAGGCTGTTTCTCTTCAAGATATTGAATTAGCATTTGAAAGGGCAGATAAAAGCACTCTCTTTAGAACTTTAAAAACTTTTGAGAGTAATAAAATTATACATAGCATAGAAGATGGTACAGGTCACTTAAAATATGCTTTATGTTTAGAAGGGTGTAGTTGTTCTCCAATAGATTTACATTATCATTTTCATTGTAATATATGTAAAGAAACATTTTGTTTAACAGAACTAAATGTCCCAACTATCGAATTGCCTAAAAACTTTGAGATGCAACAAGCAAATATGGTAATTAAAGGTATTTGCGGAACTTGTAAATAA